The Solanum lycopersicum chromosome 9, SLM_r2.1 genome window below encodes:
- the LOC138338593 gene encoding uncharacterized protein has translation MNLPIFIGSKISEDPHEFMDEIHKILAAMGATNIKKAELASYQLKDVAQSWCKMLQDSRALGRVSVIWELFKTAFLERLFPKEMREAKVDEYATSLVSNNMDEMSRFLTEITIDLEEECRAAMLHDNIDLSRLIVHVQQVEKSRKKKGVCDARRPKSYDQESPSNGGKRNNFGIHKQPRFKKGQ, from the exons ATGAATCTTCCTATTTTCATAGGGTCTAAGATTTCAGAGGATCCGCATGAGTTCATGGATGAGATACACAAGATTTTGGCGGCCATGGGGGCCACCAATATTAagaaggctgagttggcttcctatcagctcaaggatgttgcacaaaGTTGGTGCAAGATGTTGCAGGATAGCCGAGCTTTAGGCAGAGTTTCGGTCATTTGGGAGTTGTTTAAGACAGCCTTCTTGGAGAGACTCTTCCCCAAGGAGATgagggaggccaaggttgaTGA gtatgctacttcccTTGTATCTAACAACATGGATGAGATGAGTCGGTTCCTCACAGAAATCACCATAGATCTGGAGGAGGAGTGTCGGGCTGCGATGCTCCACGATAACATAGACCTCTCCAGGTTGATAGTGCATGTTCAGCAGGTGGAGAAAAGCCGAAAGAAGAAGGGCGTCTGTGATGCTAGGAGGCCTAAGTCTTATGATCAGGAAAGTCCAAGCAATGGAGGCAAAAGAAACAATTTTGGCATCCATAAGCAGCCCAGATTCAAAAAGGGGCAATAG
- the LOC138338594 gene encoding uncharacterized protein translates to MAPFEALYGRRCRFPFGWFEDGETSILGPEIIHEASKKVRVIKDRLATTSSRQKSYANNRKWPLEYDYGGEVAYELALPAEQASVHAVFHVSMLKKCLGDPSSILLAERLGVDEDLPYDEVPVEIFDRQVKQLRNKKIATVKVT, encoded by the exons atggcaccgtttgaggcactgtatggtaggaggtgtagatttCCATTTGGGTGGTTCGAGGATGGAGAGACATctattttgggtccagagatcattcatgaggcctcaAAGAAGGTCAGGGTGATTAAGGACAGGTTGGCTACTACTTCGAGTcggcaaaaatcttatgcaAATAATAGAAAATGGCCCTTAGAGTATGAT TATGGGGGTGAagtggcctatgagttggcattgccTGCGGAGCAAGCTTCTGTCCATGCAGTCTTTCATGTAtccatgttaaagaagtgcctaggtgatccatcATCAATTCTACTGGCAGAAAGATTGGGGGTCGATGAAGACTTGCCCTATGATgaggtacctgttgagatcttTGACAGACAGGTCAAGCAGCTGAGAAACAAAAAGATTGCCACTGTAAAG GTGACGTAG